Genomic window (Capsicum annuum cultivar UCD-10X-F1 chromosome 10, UCD10Xv1.1, whole genome shotgun sequence):
GTAAAGTTCCAAAGGTTTGTATCATTTTCacagattttaattttatttttttggtgattttttttattattctatgGATTTTGCATTTTAGGAAAATGGTGGATGTGGGTACTTTAGACGGATTAATCCAAAACCTTCGATTTTTGTGCATCAATATCCTGAGGTAGAATCAAGCTTAATAATAAAGtgcaaaaatggtgaaaatctgTGTGATCGATTGAAGCAAAAGCTCAAAGACGTTGAACAAGAGAGGGACactttgtgtgagaaattgaaagatagtgAAGAGAAGTTAATTGCATTGAGGCAACAACTCAAAAAAGTTAAACTTGAAAGGGAATGTGCCAAGCTCAAATTGAATAGACTTGTTCTATTTCAATTCTTATTGTTCTTACTGTAAATTGGTTCTTTAATATGGCGTAATGGCTAGTTTATTGTAGTTGTTTGGTTAGTTTAGTTCGTAATGGATTTGTAAtggttagtttgtagtagtagtattagttttttgtagttgtttggttagtttgtagtagtagtagtagtttgttATAGTTGATtggttagtttgtagtagtagtagtagtttgttgtagttgtttggttagtttgtagtagtagtagtttgttgtagttgtttggttagtttgtagtagtaatagtttgtagtagttgtttGAATGAATTGACATGTTTTGTATGACAATCTCATTGTCAATTGGCTACTTTGTGTATAGTTGTGTAGCTACTTAAGTTAACCATATAGCCTATTTGTAACTACTAAAGGTATTGATAAAAAATGAACTATATTAGAAGCAGCACATCATATTAAAATTGCTCAAGATTGAACTAAAAGTGCAAGCGGCTGGATATCATATTAATGCAGCTCAAAATTGAGCTAAAAACTGCATACAGTAAATAAGGTGTTCAAAAAAAGCTCAACATTGAGTATAATAGTATTCGACTGCGGCATACACCAAAATTATTAACTGCTGCCTAAGAAAAAGTTGTTCAAAAACTAGTAACACAATTTGTTCAAAGTCATTAACCTTCAGTACAGTACAAATCATTTCTAAATGAACTACTTCTTTGAAGATCCAACTGATGAAGAAGACTTGGCTGCATccactttttttctcttattttctttcatttgttgCAATTGTGTGCTGGTGACTACATCTTTTCCATTCCACTTTAGGCCACTAGGTTTAAAACTAATATCTATATTGGTTGGTGAAGCACTCTTTAAATTTATACCTCCATAAAGAACCCTCTCACTTGATGTACCATGCTGCAAAATTAGACATAATTGTAAGACAATGAACATTGAAAGCttgaatgaaaacattattataggtaaaTAATGAGATAGAGAGAAATACATTGTACACTTGGGTTCCAGTTGCTAGATCA
Coding sequences:
- the LOC124887856 gene encoding uncharacterized protein LOC124887856 is translated as MRKSKNPVNIEVPDLCYCSEFYPLRTSRTPSNPSCRFFGCKVPKENGGCGYFRRINPKPSIFVHQYPEVESSLIIKCKNGENLCDRLKQKLKDVEQERDTLCEKLKDSEEKLIALRQQLKKVKLERECAKLKLNRLVLFQFLLFLL